The Channa argus isolate prfri chromosome 22, Channa argus male v1.0, whole genome shotgun sequence genome has a window encoding:
- the ssh2b gene encoding protein phosphatase Slingshot homolog 2b isoform X2 codes for MPPGVVTAPRSSSVRCFCACCGVKMRPHFTENSVISQGEIYQLISESFLTVKGAALFLPRGNGSSLSSASRFSQLRSKHAGDIQLHLQTMFTLLRPEDNIKLAVRLESAHTQLTRYMVVVSTNGRQDTEESVVLGMDFSPVDSSCSVGLVLPLWSDTMIHLDGDGGFSVSTDNRVHVFKPVSVQAMWSALQSLHKACEVARCHNYFPGSLFLTWVSYYQSRVSSDQARINEWNAMQDVQSHRADSPVLFSDVPTERELTERRIKASLREIMTQKDLENVTSKEIRTELEMHMTCNLREFKEFIDNEMIVILGQMDSPTEIFDHVFLGSEWNASNLEELQKSGVQYILNVTREIDNFFPGVFEYHNIRVYDEEATDLLAYWNETYKFISRSKKSGSKCLVHCKMGISRSAATVIAYAMKEYGWDLKKAFDYVKERRSVTKPNPSFMRQLEEYQGILLASKQRHNKLWRSHSDSDLSEHHEPLSKSHAQPHSLGRSDPHNQASGTLGPSVKELLESLGTSACTGKAGHSSSQPDTGIHSSHISSSSFEGATALSSVGNAQCLEAHSHSAVPQSSGLNPPDPESTADSVSQLSPLLSNGLYESEEQPSSAPLSQPRVTTVVPEPQKTDAVTVAQSVPVGRSHPPPSLHHLPPSPSQSPTPVCMDEVIKTQMLSSSLPVIKAIQASVPEPMTTQTPSTQLAGPQCLSVSVPVRKPDCDQQTCGLSLDALANQLPSTSDFISFPSAIPQDKEVLFGHSADHINFFSAREKFKGISQDAAVLQSPLKSCAKEQQQLLQEDSTSESKEDEKGKNMCAPVQVTGLKPVVLRESSTLRPLSQPEPQCPQKQEIEDRNVLSQKETENVKEDEKNKEEEEMAPALLYNDWTRGSVRRVTQQLEQRMKQEHEAPSPSSSPPSISGCASYSQRRSPSVHPVMVSNHQDASVCSQVSVDSTLQEEQEDNDVKFGPVKKESGGVAEMEALGKNDGNTKGHKPKPADTRLLSTSPFHRTAQSHFASVNFLCLEGVTELESGTDCDCTPEGPHSDIIMRETWKTLCELGAFLQQVSVGGTSKGRCADHDFGLSAKTTQKRGSSIQKSVREVEARIRQAGLTPPSLMKRSASLAKLGCLELLANELSHFAVSQPSAQAPLPSITDESKKQRVHDSPPLADQEIEVGTGAEKLSEAGEMSPGVSPPSNQSLQREKQNAGQDSLHWTGQTPLTTRQQYGRTHPLRRLKKRTIRNEPL; via the exons TATCAGTGAAAGTTTCCTGACAGTTAAAGGAGCTGCTCTCTTCTTACCTCGAGGAAATGGCTCCTCCCTTTCCTCTGCCTCTCGCTTCTCACAGCTCCGCAGCAAACATGCAG GAGACATCCAGCTGCACCTACAAACCATGTTCACCCTGCTCAGACCAGAGGACAACATCAAACTT GCGGTTCGTTTGGAGAGTGCCCACACTCAGCTCACCCGCTATATGGTGGTGGTCTCAACCAATGGTCGTCAGGACACTGAGGAGAGTGTGGTGCTGGGAATGGATTTCAGTCCTGTAGATAG CTCATGTTCTGTTGGTCTGGTTTTGCCTTTATGGAGCGATACAATGATACATCTAGATGGAGATGg AGGTTTCAGTGTGTCAACTGACAACAGAGTGCATGTTTTTAAGCCAGTTTCTGTGCAAGCCATGTG GTCGGCCCTCCAGTCACTCCACAAAGCGTGCGAGGTGGCTCGGTGTCACAACTACTTCCCGGGCAGTTTGTTCCTCACCTGGGTCAGCTACTATCAGAGCAGGGTCTCCTCTGACCAGGCACGAATAAACGAGTGGAACGCCATGCAGGACGTACAGTCACACCGTGCCGATTCACCTGTCCTCTTCTCTGATGT ACCTACCGAAAGAGAATTGACAGAGCGTCGGATCAAAGCAAGTTTAAGGGAGATCATGACGCAGAAAGACCTTGAGAATGTCACCTCCAAAGAG ATTCGAACAGAGCTGGAAATGCATATGACGTGCAATCTGCGAGAGTTCAAGGAGTTCATCGACAACGAGATGATTGTCATTCTGGGCCAGATGGACAGTCCTACAGAGATTTTTGATCATGTCTTTTTG GGATCTGAGTGGAATGCATCCAATTTGGAGGAGTTGCAGAAGAGCGG GGTTCAGTACATCTTGAATGTAACAAGGGAGATTGATAACTTCTTCCCTGGTGTTTTCGAGTACCACAACATCCGTGTTTACGATGAGGAAGCAACTGATCTGCTTGCTTATTGGAATGAGACCTACAAGTTTATATCCAGATCCAA GAAAAGTGGGTCCAAGTGTCTGGTGCACTGCAAAATGGGTATCAGTCGCTCTGCAGCCACAGTGATCGCATATGCCATGAAGGAGTACGGCTGGGATTTGAAAAAAGCCTTTGATTATGTCAAGGAGCGTCGAAGTGTGACCAAACCTAACCCCTCTTTTATGAGACAGCTGGAGGAGTATCAGGGCATTCTGCTCGCCAG CAAGCAGCGGCACAATAAACTGTGGCGTTCTCACTCTGACAGTGACCTGTCTGAGCATCATGAGCCACTGTCGAAATCACACGCCCAACCTCACAGCCTGGGTCGCTCTGACCCCCATAATCAGGCTAGTGGGACGCTGGGTCCCTCAGTAAAAGAACTATTGGAATCACTGGGGACTTCAGCCTGCACTGGGAAAGCAGGCCACTCCAGTAGCCAGCCTGATACTGGCATCCATTCCAGTCACATTAGCTCTTCATCCTTTGAAGGGGCAACAGCTTTATCAAGTGTTGGTAATGCTCAATGTCTGGAGGCTCATTCTCATTCTGCAGTACCCCAGAGCAGTGGCCTGAACCCCCCTGATCCTGAATCCACTGCTGACTCTGTGTCTCAATTATCTCCACTGCTTTCCAACGGGTTGTATGAGTCTGAGGAGCAGCCATCATCAGCTCCTCTGTCCCAGCCAAGGGTTACCACTGTGGTGCCTGAGCCTCAAAAGACAGACGCGGTGACTGTTGCACAGAGTGTACCGGTGGGCCGGTCTCACCCGCCTCCATCCCTTCATCACCTCCCGCCCTCCCCCTCTCAGTCCCCAACTCCAGTCTGCATGGACGAGGTTATCAAAACACAGATGTTGTCCTCCTCTCTGCCAGTAATAAAAGCGATTCAAGCGTCAGTGCCTGAGCCCAtgacaacacaaacaccaaGCACACAACTGGCTGGACCCCAGTGCCTGTCTGTATCAGTGCCTGTCAGAAAACCAGACTGTGATCAACAGACATGTGGCTTATCTTTGGATGCTTTAGCAAACCAACTTCCCTCCACTAGTGATTTTATCAGCTTTCCCAGTGCCATTCCACAAGACAAAGAGGTGTTGTTTGGCCACAGTGCAGATCACATTAACTTTTTCAGTGCCAGGGAAAAGTTCAAGGGAATAAGTCAAGATGCTGCAGTGCTGCAGTCACCCTTAAAGAGTTGCGCCAAGGAACAGCAACAGCTGCTCCAGGAAGACTCGACTAGTGAGAGCAAAGAGGATGAGAAAGGAAAG AACATGTGTGCCCCTGTGCAGGTTACAGGACTGAAGCCTGTGGTGCTCAGAGAATCTTCAACCCTTCGCCCACTTAGCCAGCCAGAGCCTCAGTGTCCCCAGAAGCAGGAAATAGAggatagaaatgttttatcCCAAAAGGAAACTGAGAATGTAAAAGaggatgagaaaaacaaagaagaggaggagatggcTCCTGCTCTTCTCTACAATGACTGGACAAGGGGGTCTGTACGACGTGTAACACAACAGCTGGAGCAAAGAATGAAACAGGAGCATGAGGCTCCATCTCCCTCCTCATCCCCACCATCCATCTCTGGCTGTGCCTCCTATTCTCAGCGACGCTCACCCAGTGTCCATCCTGTGATGGTGTCTAATCACCAAGATGCATCAGTTTGCTCCCAGGTGTCAGTGGATAGCACTTTGCAGGAAGAGCAGGAGGACAATGATGTGAAGTTTGGACCAGTTAAAAAGGAGAGTGGTGGTGTAGCAGAGATGGAGGCACTCGGGAAAAATGATGGAAACACAAAAGGACACAAACCCAAGCCTGCTGATACCAGATTGCTCTCTACCTCTCCTTTCCACCGCACTGCCCAATCTCACTTTGCCTCTGTGAACTTCCTGTGTCTGGAGGGTGTGACCGAGCTCGAGTCAGGGACAGACTGTGACTGCACCCCAGAGGGACCTCATAGTGACATTATCATGAGGGAGACTTGGAAGACTTTGTGTGAGCTGGGTGCCTTCCTGCAACAGGTGAGCGTGGGCGGCACCAGCAAGGGCAGGTGTGCAGACCATGATTTTGGCCTCAGTGCTAAAACCACTCAGAAGCGAGGTAGCAGCATCCAGAAGAGCGTTAGGGAGGTAGAAGCCAGGATTCGCCAGGCAGGGCTGACCCCTCCCTCCTTAATGAAGCGCTCAGCTTCTCTGGCCAAACTGGGCTGTCTGGAGCTGCTTGCCAATGAACTGAGTCACTTTGCTGTCTCTCAACCTTCAGCACAAGCTCCACTCCCCTCAATTACAGACGAGTCCAAGAAGCAGCGGGTCCACGACTCTCCTCCCTTAGCTGACCAGGAAATAGAGGTTGGGACTGGTGCAGAGAAGCTTTCTGAAGCTGGAGAAATGTCACCAGGAGTGTCTCCACCATCAAATCAGAGtctgcaaagagaaaaacagaatgcTGGACAAGATTCTCTGCATTGGACTGGGCAGACACCTTTGACAACAAGGCAGCAATATGGACGGACTCATCCCCTGAGGCGGCTTAAGAAAAGAACT ATCCGCAACGAGCCTCTGTGA
- the ssh2b gene encoding protein phosphatase Slingshot homolog 2b isoform X1, whose translation MPPGVVTAPRSSSVRCFCACCGVKMRPHFTENSVISQGEIYQLISESFLTVKGAALFLPRGNGSSLSSASRFSQLRSKHAGDIQLHLQTMFTLLRPEDNIKLAVRLESAHTQLTRYMVVVSTNGRQDTEESVVLGMDFSPVDSSCSVGLVLPLWSDTMIHLDGDGGFSVSTDNRVHVFKPVSVQAMWSALQSLHKACEVARCHNYFPGSLFLTWVSYYQSRVSSDQARINEWNAMQDVQSHRADSPVLFSDVPTERELTERRIKASLREIMTQKDLENVTSKEIRTELEMHMTCNLREFKEFIDNEMIVILGQMDSPTEIFDHVFLGSEWNASNLEELQKSGVQYILNVTREIDNFFPGVFEYHNIRVYDEEATDLLAYWNETYKFISRSKKSGSKCLVHCKMGISRSAATVIAYAMKEYGWDLKKAFDYVKERRSVTKPNPSFMRQLEEYQGILLASKQRHNKLWRSHSDSDLSEHHEPLSKSHAQPHSLGRSDPHNQASGTLGPSVKELLESLGTSACTGKAGHSSSQPDTGIHSSHISSSSFEGATALSSVGNAQCLEAHSHSAVPQSSGLNPPDPESTADSVSQLSPLLSNGLYESEEQPSSAPLSQPRVTTVVPEPQKTDAVTVAQSVPVGRSHPPPSLHHLPPSPSQSPTPVCMDEVIKTQMLSSSLPVIKAIQASVPEPMTTQTPSTQLAGPQCLSVSVPVRKPDCDQQTCGLSLDALANQLPSTSDFISFPSAIPQDKEVLFGHSADHINFFSAREKFKGISQDAAVLQSPLKSCAKEQQQLLQEDSTSESKEDEKGKNMCAPVQVTGLKPVVLRESSTLRPLSQPEPQCPQKQEIEDRNVLSQKETENVKEDEKNKEEEEMAPALLYNDWTRGSVRRVTQQLEQRMKQEHEAPSPSSSPPSISGCASYSQRRSPSVHPVMVSNHQDASVCSQVSVDSTLQEEQEDNDVKFGPVKKESGGVAEMEALGKNDGNTKGHKPKPADTRLLSTSPFHRTAQSHFASVNFLCLEGVTELESGTDCDCTPEGPHSDIIMRETWKTLCELGAFLQQVSVGGTSKGRCADHDFGLSAKTTQKRGSSIQKSVREVEARIRQAGLTPPSLMKRSASLAKLGCLELLANELSHFAVSQPSAQAPLPSITDESKKQRVHDSPPLADQEIEVGTGAEKLSEAGEMSPGVSPPSNQSLQREKQNAGQDSLHWTGQTPLTTRQQYGRTHPLRRLKKRTVSTFYHTM comes from the exons TATCAGTGAAAGTTTCCTGACAGTTAAAGGAGCTGCTCTCTTCTTACCTCGAGGAAATGGCTCCTCCCTTTCCTCTGCCTCTCGCTTCTCACAGCTCCGCAGCAAACATGCAG GAGACATCCAGCTGCACCTACAAACCATGTTCACCCTGCTCAGACCAGAGGACAACATCAAACTT GCGGTTCGTTTGGAGAGTGCCCACACTCAGCTCACCCGCTATATGGTGGTGGTCTCAACCAATGGTCGTCAGGACACTGAGGAGAGTGTGGTGCTGGGAATGGATTTCAGTCCTGTAGATAG CTCATGTTCTGTTGGTCTGGTTTTGCCTTTATGGAGCGATACAATGATACATCTAGATGGAGATGg AGGTTTCAGTGTGTCAACTGACAACAGAGTGCATGTTTTTAAGCCAGTTTCTGTGCAAGCCATGTG GTCGGCCCTCCAGTCACTCCACAAAGCGTGCGAGGTGGCTCGGTGTCACAACTACTTCCCGGGCAGTTTGTTCCTCACCTGGGTCAGCTACTATCAGAGCAGGGTCTCCTCTGACCAGGCACGAATAAACGAGTGGAACGCCATGCAGGACGTACAGTCACACCGTGCCGATTCACCTGTCCTCTTCTCTGATGT ACCTACCGAAAGAGAATTGACAGAGCGTCGGATCAAAGCAAGTTTAAGGGAGATCATGACGCAGAAAGACCTTGAGAATGTCACCTCCAAAGAG ATTCGAACAGAGCTGGAAATGCATATGACGTGCAATCTGCGAGAGTTCAAGGAGTTCATCGACAACGAGATGATTGTCATTCTGGGCCAGATGGACAGTCCTACAGAGATTTTTGATCATGTCTTTTTG GGATCTGAGTGGAATGCATCCAATTTGGAGGAGTTGCAGAAGAGCGG GGTTCAGTACATCTTGAATGTAACAAGGGAGATTGATAACTTCTTCCCTGGTGTTTTCGAGTACCACAACATCCGTGTTTACGATGAGGAAGCAACTGATCTGCTTGCTTATTGGAATGAGACCTACAAGTTTATATCCAGATCCAA GAAAAGTGGGTCCAAGTGTCTGGTGCACTGCAAAATGGGTATCAGTCGCTCTGCAGCCACAGTGATCGCATATGCCATGAAGGAGTACGGCTGGGATTTGAAAAAAGCCTTTGATTATGTCAAGGAGCGTCGAAGTGTGACCAAACCTAACCCCTCTTTTATGAGACAGCTGGAGGAGTATCAGGGCATTCTGCTCGCCAG CAAGCAGCGGCACAATAAACTGTGGCGTTCTCACTCTGACAGTGACCTGTCTGAGCATCATGAGCCACTGTCGAAATCACACGCCCAACCTCACAGCCTGGGTCGCTCTGACCCCCATAATCAGGCTAGTGGGACGCTGGGTCCCTCAGTAAAAGAACTATTGGAATCACTGGGGACTTCAGCCTGCACTGGGAAAGCAGGCCACTCCAGTAGCCAGCCTGATACTGGCATCCATTCCAGTCACATTAGCTCTTCATCCTTTGAAGGGGCAACAGCTTTATCAAGTGTTGGTAATGCTCAATGTCTGGAGGCTCATTCTCATTCTGCAGTACCCCAGAGCAGTGGCCTGAACCCCCCTGATCCTGAATCCACTGCTGACTCTGTGTCTCAATTATCTCCACTGCTTTCCAACGGGTTGTATGAGTCTGAGGAGCAGCCATCATCAGCTCCTCTGTCCCAGCCAAGGGTTACCACTGTGGTGCCTGAGCCTCAAAAGACAGACGCGGTGACTGTTGCACAGAGTGTACCGGTGGGCCGGTCTCACCCGCCTCCATCCCTTCATCACCTCCCGCCCTCCCCCTCTCAGTCCCCAACTCCAGTCTGCATGGACGAGGTTATCAAAACACAGATGTTGTCCTCCTCTCTGCCAGTAATAAAAGCGATTCAAGCGTCAGTGCCTGAGCCCAtgacaacacaaacaccaaGCACACAACTGGCTGGACCCCAGTGCCTGTCTGTATCAGTGCCTGTCAGAAAACCAGACTGTGATCAACAGACATGTGGCTTATCTTTGGATGCTTTAGCAAACCAACTTCCCTCCACTAGTGATTTTATCAGCTTTCCCAGTGCCATTCCACAAGACAAAGAGGTGTTGTTTGGCCACAGTGCAGATCACATTAACTTTTTCAGTGCCAGGGAAAAGTTCAAGGGAATAAGTCAAGATGCTGCAGTGCTGCAGTCACCCTTAAAGAGTTGCGCCAAGGAACAGCAACAGCTGCTCCAGGAAGACTCGACTAGTGAGAGCAAAGAGGATGAGAAAGGAAAG AACATGTGTGCCCCTGTGCAGGTTACAGGACTGAAGCCTGTGGTGCTCAGAGAATCTTCAACCCTTCGCCCACTTAGCCAGCCAGAGCCTCAGTGTCCCCAGAAGCAGGAAATAGAggatagaaatgttttatcCCAAAAGGAAACTGAGAATGTAAAAGaggatgagaaaaacaaagaagaggaggagatggcTCCTGCTCTTCTCTACAATGACTGGACAAGGGGGTCTGTACGACGTGTAACACAACAGCTGGAGCAAAGAATGAAACAGGAGCATGAGGCTCCATCTCCCTCCTCATCCCCACCATCCATCTCTGGCTGTGCCTCCTATTCTCAGCGACGCTCACCCAGTGTCCATCCTGTGATGGTGTCTAATCACCAAGATGCATCAGTTTGCTCCCAGGTGTCAGTGGATAGCACTTTGCAGGAAGAGCAGGAGGACAATGATGTGAAGTTTGGACCAGTTAAAAAGGAGAGTGGTGGTGTAGCAGAGATGGAGGCACTCGGGAAAAATGATGGAAACACAAAAGGACACAAACCCAAGCCTGCTGATACCAGATTGCTCTCTACCTCTCCTTTCCACCGCACTGCCCAATCTCACTTTGCCTCTGTGAACTTCCTGTGTCTGGAGGGTGTGACCGAGCTCGAGTCAGGGACAGACTGTGACTGCACCCCAGAGGGACCTCATAGTGACATTATCATGAGGGAGACTTGGAAGACTTTGTGTGAGCTGGGTGCCTTCCTGCAACAGGTGAGCGTGGGCGGCACCAGCAAGGGCAGGTGTGCAGACCATGATTTTGGCCTCAGTGCTAAAACCACTCAGAAGCGAGGTAGCAGCATCCAGAAGAGCGTTAGGGAGGTAGAAGCCAGGATTCGCCAGGCAGGGCTGACCCCTCCCTCCTTAATGAAGCGCTCAGCTTCTCTGGCCAAACTGGGCTGTCTGGAGCTGCTTGCCAATGAACTGAGTCACTTTGCTGTCTCTCAACCTTCAGCACAAGCTCCACTCCCCTCAATTACAGACGAGTCCAAGAAGCAGCGGGTCCACGACTCTCCTCCCTTAGCTGACCAGGAAATAGAGGTTGGGACTGGTGCAGAGAAGCTTTCTGAAGCTGGAGAAATGTCACCAGGAGTGTCTCCACCATCAAATCAGAGtctgcaaagagaaaaacagaatgcTGGACAAGATTCTCTGCATTGGACTGGGCAGACACCTTTGACAACAAGGCAGCAATATGGACGGACTCATCCCCTGAGGCGGCTTAAGAAAAGAACTGTTAGTACCTTTTACCACACCATGTAA
- the ssh2b gene encoding protein phosphatase Slingshot homolog 2b isoform X3: MALVTVQRSPTPSTSSSPCVSESGSGEDDRRSQPRSISESFLTVKGAALFLPRGNGSSLSSASRFSQLRSKHAGDIQLHLQTMFTLLRPEDNIKLAVRLESAHTQLTRYMVVVSTNGRQDTEESVVLGMDFSPVDSSCSVGLVLPLWSDTMIHLDGDGGFSVSTDNRVHVFKPVSVQAMWSALQSLHKACEVARCHNYFPGSLFLTWVSYYQSRVSSDQARINEWNAMQDVQSHRADSPVLFSDVPTERELTERRIKASLREIMTQKDLENVTSKEIRTELEMHMTCNLREFKEFIDNEMIVILGQMDSPTEIFDHVFLGSEWNASNLEELQKSGVQYILNVTREIDNFFPGVFEYHNIRVYDEEATDLLAYWNETYKFISRSKKSGSKCLVHCKMGISRSAATVIAYAMKEYGWDLKKAFDYVKERRSVTKPNPSFMRQLEEYQGILLASKQRHNKLWRSHSDSDLSEHHEPLSKSHAQPHSLGRSDPHNQASGTLGPSVKELLESLGTSACTGKAGHSSSQPDTGIHSSHISSSSFEGATALSSVGNAQCLEAHSHSAVPQSSGLNPPDPESTADSVSQLSPLLSNGLYESEEQPSSAPLSQPRVTTVVPEPQKTDAVTVAQSVPVGRSHPPPSLHHLPPSPSQSPTPVCMDEVIKTQMLSSSLPVIKAIQASVPEPMTTQTPSTQLAGPQCLSVSVPVRKPDCDQQTCGLSLDALANQLPSTSDFISFPSAIPQDKEVLFGHSADHINFFSAREKFKGISQDAAVLQSPLKSCAKEQQQLLQEDSTSESKEDEKGKNMCAPVQVTGLKPVVLRESSTLRPLSQPEPQCPQKQEIEDRNVLSQKETENVKEDEKNKEEEEMAPALLYNDWTRGSVRRVTQQLEQRMKQEHEAPSPSSSPPSISGCASYSQRRSPSVHPVMVSNHQDASVCSQVSVDSTLQEEQEDNDVKFGPVKKESGGVAEMEALGKNDGNTKGHKPKPADTRLLSTSPFHRTAQSHFASVNFLCLEGVTELESGTDCDCTPEGPHSDIIMRETWKTLCELGAFLQQVSVGGTSKGRCADHDFGLSAKTTQKRGSSIQKSVREVEARIRQAGLTPPSLMKRSASLAKLGCLELLANELSHFAVSQPSAQAPLPSITDESKKQRVHDSPPLADQEIEVGTGAEKLSEAGEMSPGVSPPSNQSLQREKQNAGQDSLHWTGQTPLTTRQQYGRTHPLRRLKKRTVSTFYHTM; the protein is encoded by the exons TATCAGTGAAAGTTTCCTGACAGTTAAAGGAGCTGCTCTCTTCTTACCTCGAGGAAATGGCTCCTCCCTTTCCTCTGCCTCTCGCTTCTCACAGCTCCGCAGCAAACATGCAG GAGACATCCAGCTGCACCTACAAACCATGTTCACCCTGCTCAGACCAGAGGACAACATCAAACTT GCGGTTCGTTTGGAGAGTGCCCACACTCAGCTCACCCGCTATATGGTGGTGGTCTCAACCAATGGTCGTCAGGACACTGAGGAGAGTGTGGTGCTGGGAATGGATTTCAGTCCTGTAGATAG CTCATGTTCTGTTGGTCTGGTTTTGCCTTTATGGAGCGATACAATGATACATCTAGATGGAGATGg AGGTTTCAGTGTGTCAACTGACAACAGAGTGCATGTTTTTAAGCCAGTTTCTGTGCAAGCCATGTG GTCGGCCCTCCAGTCACTCCACAAAGCGTGCGAGGTGGCTCGGTGTCACAACTACTTCCCGGGCAGTTTGTTCCTCACCTGGGTCAGCTACTATCAGAGCAGGGTCTCCTCTGACCAGGCACGAATAAACGAGTGGAACGCCATGCAGGACGTACAGTCACACCGTGCCGATTCACCTGTCCTCTTCTCTGATGT ACCTACCGAAAGAGAATTGACAGAGCGTCGGATCAAAGCAAGTTTAAGGGAGATCATGACGCAGAAAGACCTTGAGAATGTCACCTCCAAAGAG ATTCGAACAGAGCTGGAAATGCATATGACGTGCAATCTGCGAGAGTTCAAGGAGTTCATCGACAACGAGATGATTGTCATTCTGGGCCAGATGGACAGTCCTACAGAGATTTTTGATCATGTCTTTTTG GGATCTGAGTGGAATGCATCCAATTTGGAGGAGTTGCAGAAGAGCGG GGTTCAGTACATCTTGAATGTAACAAGGGAGATTGATAACTTCTTCCCTGGTGTTTTCGAGTACCACAACATCCGTGTTTACGATGAGGAAGCAACTGATCTGCTTGCTTATTGGAATGAGACCTACAAGTTTATATCCAGATCCAA GAAAAGTGGGTCCAAGTGTCTGGTGCACTGCAAAATGGGTATCAGTCGCTCTGCAGCCACAGTGATCGCATATGCCATGAAGGAGTACGGCTGGGATTTGAAAAAAGCCTTTGATTATGTCAAGGAGCGTCGAAGTGTGACCAAACCTAACCCCTCTTTTATGAGACAGCTGGAGGAGTATCAGGGCATTCTGCTCGCCAG CAAGCAGCGGCACAATAAACTGTGGCGTTCTCACTCTGACAGTGACCTGTCTGAGCATCATGAGCCACTGTCGAAATCACACGCCCAACCTCACAGCCTGGGTCGCTCTGACCCCCATAATCAGGCTAGTGGGACGCTGGGTCCCTCAGTAAAAGAACTATTGGAATCACTGGGGACTTCAGCCTGCACTGGGAAAGCAGGCCACTCCAGTAGCCAGCCTGATACTGGCATCCATTCCAGTCACATTAGCTCTTCATCCTTTGAAGGGGCAACAGCTTTATCAAGTGTTGGTAATGCTCAATGTCTGGAGGCTCATTCTCATTCTGCAGTACCCCAGAGCAGTGGCCTGAACCCCCCTGATCCTGAATCCACTGCTGACTCTGTGTCTCAATTATCTCCACTGCTTTCCAACGGGTTGTATGAGTCTGAGGAGCAGCCATCATCAGCTCCTCTGTCCCAGCCAAGGGTTACCACTGTGGTGCCTGAGCCTCAAAAGACAGACGCGGTGACTGTTGCACAGAGTGTACCGGTGGGCCGGTCTCACCCGCCTCCATCCCTTCATCACCTCCCGCCCTCCCCCTCTCAGTCCCCAACTCCAGTCTGCATGGACGAGGTTATCAAAACACAGATGTTGTCCTCCTCTCTGCCAGTAATAAAAGCGATTCAAGCGTCAGTGCCTGAGCCCAtgacaacacaaacaccaaGCACACAACTGGCTGGACCCCAGTGCCTGTCTGTATCAGTGCCTGTCAGAAAACCAGACTGTGATCAACAGACATGTGGCTTATCTTTGGATGCTTTAGCAAACCAACTTCCCTCCACTAGTGATTTTATCAGCTTTCCCAGTGCCATTCCACAAGACAAAGAGGTGTTGTTTGGCCACAGTGCAGATCACATTAACTTTTTCAGTGCCAGGGAAAAGTTCAAGGGAATAAGTCAAGATGCTGCAGTGCTGCAGTCACCCTTAAAGAGTTGCGCCAAGGAACAGCAACAGCTGCTCCAGGAAGACTCGACTAGTGAGAGCAAAGAGGATGAGAAAGGAAAG AACATGTGTGCCCCTGTGCAGGTTACAGGACTGAAGCCTGTGGTGCTCAGAGAATCTTCAACCCTTCGCCCACTTAGCCAGCCAGAGCCTCAGTGTCCCCAGAAGCAGGAAATAGAggatagaaatgttttatcCCAAAAGGAAACTGAGAATGTAAAAGaggatgagaaaaacaaagaagaggaggagatggcTCCTGCTCTTCTCTACAATGACTGGACAAGGGGGTCTGTACGACGTGTAACACAACAGCTGGAGCAAAGAATGAAACAGGAGCATGAGGCTCCATCTCCCTCCTCATCCCCACCATCCATCTCTGGCTGTGCCTCCTATTCTCAGCGACGCTCACCCAGTGTCCATCCTGTGATGGTGTCTAATCACCAAGATGCATCAGTTTGCTCCCAGGTGTCAGTGGATAGCACTTTGCAGGAAGAGCAGGAGGACAATGATGTGAAGTTTGGACCAGTTAAAAAGGAGAGTGGTGGTGTAGCAGAGATGGAGGCACTCGGGAAAAATGATGGAAACACAAAAGGACACAAACCCAAGCCTGCTGATACCAGATTGCTCTCTACCTCTCCTTTCCACCGCACTGCCCAATCTCACTTTGCCTCTGTGAACTTCCTGTGTCTGGAGGGTGTGACCGAGCTCGAGTCAGGGACAGACTGTGACTGCACCCCAGAGGGACCTCATAGTGACATTATCATGAGGGAGACTTGGAAGACTTTGTGTGAGCTGGGTGCCTTCCTGCAACAGGTGAGCGTGGGCGGCACCAGCAAGGGCAGGTGTGCAGACCATGATTTTGGCCTCAGTGCTAAAACCACTCAGAAGCGAGGTAGCAGCATCCAGAAGAGCGTTAGGGAGGTAGAAGCCAGGATTCGCCAGGCAGGGCTGACCCCTCCCTCCTTAATGAAGCGCTCAGCTTCTCTGGCCAAACTGGGCTGTCTGGAGCTGCTTGCCAATGAACTGAGTCACTTTGCTGTCTCTCAACCTTCAGCACAAGCTCCACTCCCCTCAATTACAGACGAGTCCAAGAAGCAGCGGGTCCACGACTCTCCTCCCTTAGCTGACCAGGAAATAGAGGTTGGGACTGGTGCAGAGAAGCTTTCTGAAGCTGGAGAAATGTCACCAGGAGTGTCTCCACCATCAAATCAGAGtctgcaaagagaaaaacagaatgcTGGACAAGATTCTCTGCATTGGACTGGGCAGACACCTTTGACAACAAGGCAGCAATATGGACGGACTCATCCCCTGAGGCGGCTTAAGAAAAGAACTGTTAGTACCTTTTACCACACCATGTAA